CCCGGCGGGCATGACCACCGGCGAGGTGGCCACCAGTGACGGCGGCACCGCGCAGGAGTCGGTGACGCTGGGCGAGGGCAGCTACGACGTGTACGTGCACCTGTTCGCGTCGTCCGGCGCGCTGACCGTGCCCGGCCACGCCTGGGTCGTGCCGTCCGCCGCGGCCGGCAACCTCACGGCCACCCCGGCCACCCAGCCCGCCTCCGTCAACGGTGCCGCCACGGTGACCGCGACCTGGTCCGGGCTCACCGCGGGCGTGCGCTACCTCGGCGTGCTCACCTTCGGGGACGGCACCTCGGCCGTCGGCCGCTCGGTGTTCGCGATCACGGGCTGAATCCCGTGACGAAGAAAGGGGCGTCCTCCCGGCCGGGAGGACGCCCCTTTCGCACGCGGGTCAGTACTGCATGACGCAGTACACCACCGTCGGATGGGTGAACCGGTACCACCGGTTCCACTTGTAGTCCTTGGTGCACTTGTTGCCGTTCGAGGCGCCCGGCACGATGTCGATCACGTGCACTGTTCCCTTCGCCTTGCACTTGGCCGCAGCGGTGACGAAGCCGCTGCCCGTGGCGAACTTGTAGCAGTAGGTGCGCACCAGGTGCAGCTGCAGGCAGAGCCGGTAGCCGTCCACCGTGATGTACGGCCCCGCCGGGTCCGAGCAGCTGTTCTGCTTGTAGTCCACCGACAGCACCCGGTACGTGCCCTGGGAGCCGTTGCAGTTGCCCACCCCGAGGAACGTGCCGCTCACGTCGACGGAGATGCAGTCGCCGATCGAGACCGGCGCGGGCGGCGGCGCGGCCTCCGTGGTCGGCGGCGGCGGGGGAGGGGAGTACGTGTACTCCGACTGCGCCGCCGCGGGCGTGCGCGGCGAAGGCGCTTCACTCTTGTTCGCGTTGTACAGCACGAACCCGCCCACGCAGAGCCCCGCCAGGCACAGCACCAGCACGCCGGCGATCACGCCGATGATCAGGCCGGTGTTGTTCTTCTGCGGCGGCGGCAGCGGCGGGAACGGCGGCGGAGGCGGCGGGAACGCGCCCGGCGGCATCGGATCTGGGGGGCCCGGCGGGCCCGGCGGAGGTGGCAGCGTCACCCGTGGAGTCTCACACGGATCATCAAGCGCCGCCGAAACGGAGGTCCACAACAGACGGACTCCTCCGCGCGGGTGAGCCGCCCGCTCACCCGCGCGAGCGATCACTTCGCCCAGCTCAGCGCGCAGGATCAAGGCGCCACGAGAGCAAGGGAGAGAAGATGACCATCGCACGTGCCTTCGTCGCCGCGCCGCTGCTGCTGCTGGCGTACGGCGTCATCCGCATCATCGACGGACTGGACGGCGTACGCGGACCCGGCGTCGCCTGGACCACCGGCCACCTCGCGTTCGTGCTCGCGCTGGCGCTGTTCGTACCCGTCATGTGGACGATGCGGCGCCTGGCCGGAGCCGGGCGGGCCGCCACGGCCGCGGCCGCCGTCGGGTTCGCCGGGATCGCCGCGCTCACCGTGCAGTTCGGCATCGACCTGGTGCTCGGTTTCCTCGCCGCCGACAAGGCCGAGATGAGCGCCATGGCCCGCTCGATCATGGAGCTGCCGGGCGTGACGCCGGTGGTCTACACGTTCGGCCCGATGCTGTTCTACGTCGCGCAGGTGTGGCTGGTCGTCCAGCTCGCCATGCGCGGCCGGGTCAAGTGGTGGACGCCGGTGCTGGTGCTGACCGACATGATCCTGCCCTTCGTGAACAAGGACCTCATCCCGATCGGCGCTGTCTGCCTGCTGATCTCCTTCGCGCCGCTGATCCGCGCCGTGCGGGTGAGCGCCGCCGCCAGACCCGGCAACGCGGATCCAGCGGACCACACGGGCATCGCACAGCCGGCTCCGGTGGCCTGAGCGTGCACGACGAGCACGCCCGGCGGGTGGCTGCCGTCCGCCGGGCCGGCTGCTCTGGCCGGGCCGGTTGGCTAGGCTGGGCGACCATGCGGCACGACTGGTGGCGGGACCTGGGCTTGGCCGCGCTGGTGCTGCTCGCGCAGTCGGCGCCGTTCCTCGTGACGCACCCGGCTGCGGGCGGCGACTGGCCCCTGGTGTCCTGGCTGCCGGTGGTGCTGTCCGCGCTGCCGGTCGCCGTGCGGCGGCGGTGGCCCGCGAGCTGCCTGCTGCTGTCGGCGATCGGCGTCGGCCTCTACGGCCTCGCCGAGACCGCTCCCGCCCAGCCCATCTGGTACGGCCCGCTCATCTGCATGTACGCGGTGGCGTACCAGTCCACCCGGGTGATCCGGATCGCCTCGCTCGCGGTCACCGCGCTGGGCATGCTGCTCACCATCGGCTCCCTGAACACGGCGGTACGCGAGCTGTCCACCTGGTCGGCCGCGTACGCCCTGGGCGCTCTCACCCGGGCCCGCCGGGAGACCGCGCGGGCCGCCGAGCGCCAGGCCGCGGAGCTGGCCGCCGAGCGCGAACGCGCCCGCATCGCCCAGGACCTGCACGACATCCTCGGCCACGCGTTCAGCCTGATGGTGGTGCAGGCCGAGGCGGGCGCGGCGGTCGCCCGCACCGACCCGGACCGCGCCGAACGCGCCTTCGACGCGATCGCCACGGCCGGCCGCGACGCGATGACCCAGCTGCGCACCACGGTCGGCGCGCTGCACGACGCCGGGCGGGCGCCGCAGCCGACCCTGGCCGACCTGCCCGAGCTGCTGCGGCAGGTCGAGGACGCCGGGCTTGCCGCCCGCCTGGCCGAGCACGGACCACGACGGCCGGTGCCCGCCCAGGTGCAGCTCGCGGCATACCGCATGATCCAGGAGGCGATCACGAACGTGGTGAAGCACGCGGGCGCGACCTCGGTCGAGGTCGCACTCGACTGGCGGCCCGGGGAGCTGGCCGTCACGGTGACCGACGACGGGCGCGGGCCTGACGCCCGGGGGACCGGCGGGCACGGGCTGACCGGCATCGCCGAGCGGGTGGCCGCCGCCGGCGGCCGGGTGGCGTACGGGCCCGCGCCGGCGGGCGGATTCCGGGTGGAGGCGGTGTTCGGATGATCAGAGTGGTGGTCGCCGACGACCAGGAGCTGGTCCGGGCGGGGTTCGCGACGATCCTGTCGGTGCAGCCGGACGTCGAGGTGGTCGCCGAGGCGGGCACCGGCCGTGAGGCCGTCGCCGCGGTCGAGCGGCACCGGCCCGACGTCGCGCTGCTCGACATCCGCATGCCCGACCTCGACGGCATCGAGGCCGCCCGGCTGATCTGCGCGGACACGGACACCCGCGTGATCATGCTGACCACGTTCGACTCCGACGAGTACGTCTTCGCCGCGCTGCACGCCGGGGCCAGCGGCTTCCTGCTCAAGGACGTTCGCCGCGACGACCTGCTGCACGCCGTGCGGGTCGTGCACGACGGGCAGTCGCTGCTCGCGCCCGGCGTCACCCGGCGGCTGATCGACGACGTGCTCGCGGTGCACCGCCGTGAGGGCCGCGCGCACGTGCGCCAGGTGCCGGGGCTGGAGCAGCTCACCGACCGCGAGCGGGAGACGCTGGTGCTGCTCGGCCGGGGACTGTCCAACGCCGAGCTGGCCAAGGCCCTGTTCGTCACCGAGAACACGGTGAAGACCCACGTCAGCAACGTGCTGAGCAAGCTCGGTCTGCGCGACCGGGTGCAGGCGGTGATCTGCGCGTACGAGTCGGGCCTGATCGCGCCGGGCGGCTGACCGCTTCCTGCCATGAGTGATCTCCAGCGGCTCTTGGCTGGACGGCGATCGGCGTGGATGATTCCGGCGGAGTCTCAGCGGAGGGAGCACCGGTGAAGGCGATCGTCGGGAGTCCGGCCTCGTGGTGGCGGGTCGCACTGGTCACGGTGGGCGTGCTGGGGCTGCTGTCGGGCACCCACCGGCTGACCTTCTACACCAGCCAGACCACGGTCGTCGCGCTCGGCTACTTCGGCGGCGTCCTGTACTGGTCGGTGCGCCGCGGCACGAGCGACCCGGCCGCGCCCCGGCTGCGCGGCGCGGTCACCCTCTGGATCATGATCACCATGCTGGTGTCGCACTTCGTGAACAACCACGGGGAGAACCCGCTGCCCGGCCTCGTCGACCCCGATCCGGCGACGGCGCTGGTGAACCGGTCCACGTTCCTGCTGCACTACGTGCTGCCCCTGATGGTGCTGGCGGACTGGCTGGCCTTCGGGCCGCGCCGGGTCACGCGCTGGAGCGACCTGCCGCTGTGGCTGATCTGGCCGACGGCGTACGTGGTGCTGTCGGTGTTCCGCGCGTTCGCCTTCCCTACGGCGGAGAACCGGTACCCGTACGGCTTCCTGGACCCGACCGAGGGCGGTTACGGCTCGGTCGTCGTCGGAGTGCTGCGCCTCGCCGTCGGCATCTCGCTGCTCGGCGCCGCGTTGATCGGGGTGGACCGCCTGCTCGGCCGCCGTTCCGCGCCTGCCGGCAGCACCGGCCCCGCGCCCGATCAGGCGGCCACGTCGCCGGCCGCCTGACGGGGTCAGATCCCGCCGCCGGGCTGTGCTCGTGCGAGGCGCAGCTGCTCGAGCACAGCCGTGTCGGCGGCGAGTCCCGGGAGGCCGACCTCCCGGTCGAGTGCCACGACGAGTTCGAGTTCGCCGATCGCGCGGTCGAGATCGCCGTTGTCCCGATGGATCATCGCGATGTTGTAGCGGGTGACCCCCTCGCCCGCCCGGTCGCCGACCTCCTGCCGGATGAGCAGGCTCTGCTCGTAGCAGGCCAGGGCCTGCCTGCGGTCGCCCAGGCCGTGGTACGCGCTGCCGATGTTGTTGAGAGTGATCGCTTCCTCGGCCCGGCTGTCGGTCTCGCGCACGAGGCTCAGGGCCTGTTCGTAGCAGGCCAGGGCCTGCCGCCGGTCGCCCAGCCCGCTGTACACGCTGCCGATGTTGCTGAGCGTGGCGGCCTCGCCCGCCCGGTCGCCGACCTCCCGGCGGATGGGCAGGGCCTGCGCATAGCAGGCCAGGGCCCGTTGCCAGTCGCCCAGCGCGTTGTGCGCGAGACCCATGTTGTTGAGCGCCGCCGCTTCGTGGGCGCGGCTGCCGATCTCCTGCAGGATGGGCAGGGCTTGCTGGTGGTACGCCAGGGCCCGCCGGTCGTCGCGCAGAGCGTGGTAGGTGCTGCCGATGCTGTTGAGGGTGATCGCCTCGCCGGCCCGGTCGCCGATCTCCCGCATCAGGCGCAAGGCCCGCTCCAGGTAGGTCAGCGCACGCGGCTGGTCACCCATCGCGTGGTGGACGCTGCCCATGTTGCTGAGCGCGACCCCTTCGCCGACGCGGTCACCGACCTGCCGTAGCAGAGACAACGCCTGCTCGAAGTAGTCCAGGGACCGCCGGCGGTCGCCCAGCCTGGTGTACACGTTGCCGATGTTGCTGAGCGTGGCCGCCTCGCCGGCGCGGTCACCGGCTTCCCGCATGATGGCCAGCGCTTGCTCGTAGTGGGCCAGTGCCGGTCGAGGCTGTCCGGTGGCGGTCTCCGCCCAGCCCAGGAAGTAGAGGGCGGCCGCGTCCGGGCCGAGGGTCAGCGTCGCCTGCGACAGCGACGCCACGTCGGCGAACCGTGACCGGCTCAGCCACAGCACAGCGAGGCCGCTCCCGGCCTCCCGGGCGATCACCGGCTCGCGGCCCGCCACCGCCAGCCGGTGCACCTCCGCCCAACGCGCGACCGACGTCACGACGTAGGCCCGGATTCCGCCGGTTCCATGACCCAGAGCTTGTGCAGGGACCGGGCGGCGGCGGCGCAGGCTTCGACGTACTCCTCTTCGGTGAGCAGGGGACGGATGAGCGGACGCAGCACGTTGGACACGAAGTAGCGGGGCTGGCGGGTCTCGGGGTCGGTGCCTTCCTCGATCAGGCCGAGTTCGGCGGCCCGCTTGACATGCTGGGCCGCGTCGGGGTGCTCGTGGATGGCGTACACCGTCTCGGCGGGGATGGGCAGTTCGACGACGTTGACCTTCGCGAGCATCTTCTGCAACTCGGCAGGCTGTGCGCCGAGGAGGTTCTTGGCGAGGATGGTCTCCCGCCGGAACTTGTCCGCCACGTTCTCGATGGCGGTGAGCAGGCCGTCGACGTCGAGGGTGGCATCCGCGACGATCCGGTCGAGCCAGTCGAGCAGGCGGGGGTTGCCGGCCGCCGCCTCGATGGCGCGCTGCCGGATGGAGAGATCGAGGCGAGACCCGGGCCGCAGGTTCGGCAGGTTCGTGATCTTCTTGATCTGCTCGACGGTGGTCAGGGTCTCCAGGGACTCCACGACCACGGTGGTCGCGGCCGGCGCCGGGAATCGGTAGCGGCTGGTGATGATGACCCGGCTGGGGCTGCCGGTGTCCCTGATCGCCTTGAGCAGCGCCGGGAGGATGTCGGCCAGCTCGCTGGAGAGCACGTGGCCACCGGCGCGCTCGTCGAGGTTGCCGTCCTCGAAGTCGTCGAAGACGAACAGGCAGGGGGTCTTGCCGAGGGGCCCGTCGACGTCGAGCAGATGCCGTAGCCGTACGGCGAGGGGGGCCTGCTCGTTGTCGAGCAGCTTGGCCGCCTCGATCTGCTGCTCCAAGGTGGGGAAGGTGACCTTGGTGGTGAGTTCCCGGAACTTCGTCAGGTCCACCTTGCCGTACCAGACGGCGCGCTGGTGGGTCGGCATCCGCTCCAGCAGCCGGGAGGCGAGGCTGCTCTTGCCGAGGCCGCCCATGCCGTGCAGGACCAGCGCCTCGGCGGCGCCCGCGGTCCCCGAAGACTGCTTGAGGGTACGCAGGCAGCGCTGGATGATGCGGCGCCGCCCGACGAAGGCGGTGCGCGAGGCGACCCGGGACCGTTGCGTCTGCGGGTCCAGGAACTCCTGGTCGGCGCCTCGGATCGGGATCCGGGCACGTCCCCGGGTGTTCAGGGGAGTGACCATGGTCGTGAAGGGCGACCTGTCGGCGTACACGCGCAGCAGGTGCCAGTTGCTGCTCTCGGCGGCGTACAGCTGCCGGCGGGCTTCGATGACGGCCCGGTCGAGCGGCTCCCCGCCGGCCAGCGCCTGGTAGAGGTGGGCGGCGAACACGGTCGCCGAGACGTCGCCGACCGGCAGCGCCCAGCCGAGGACGGTCGGCGCTCCCGCGCGCACCAGGCTCTCGCTCATCGAGGGGAACGTGCCGCCGTCGGGGGCGTTGCCGGTCAGGCAGCCGGAGAGGAAGACCAGCCGCGGCCAGTGCCCGGACATGGCGTCGGCGATCTGGTCGGCGGTGACCGTGCTGAGCTGGCCGAGCTCGTCCTCGGCCAGGAAGGTGGGCTGCCCGTCGGCGCTGATGGTGGCGTGCCCGCTGAGGTGCAGCACGTCGAAGTACCCCGCGCCGTGGTCGCGGCTGAGGAAGCGCAGGCCCTCCAGGGTGCCGCTCTCCTCGACGACCAGCTCGGTGCCGGTGCGCGAGGTCGCGTCGAGGATGGCCGCCTCCTCCGCCTCGTAACTGAGCACGGGCTCGACCCCCTCCGGGGAGGTGGCCATGAACAGCACCCGCAGCGGGCGGTTGGGGAGATCGACGGTGGCCGGGCGGGCGGTGTTGGCGCCGATCGCCCGGACCGGCAGCAGCGGCGAGCGGCCGGCGACGGTCAGATAGGAGCCGCCGTCGGCGAGCAGCTCCCAGGGCAGGTGCCGCAGCCGCTCGGCTGCCGTGATACGCAGGATGGCCCCCTGCGGGCTCTCCAGGGCCGGGTCCAGCCATCGCTCGTCGCCGTCGAGGAAGGTGAACAGCTTCGCCCCGAGTTCGCCCAGCTGCGGTGAGTCGAACGCAGGCTGAGCGATCGCGTGTTGGCCGTAGTCGTGCTCAACGGCCTCGATCAGGTGATCGACAGCGGTCTTGTCCAGGCCGCGGGTCTTCGACGTCCCGTCACCGGTGTACAGCCGAAGCTCGCAGTAGTCGGAGGTCTGCTCGAAGATCTCGAGATGGAAGGTGCTCATGGGGATCGTCTCCTGCTCAGCGCCGCGAAACGGCGCGCTGGAAGACGATCTCCAGCTCCGCTTCGCTGACGACGGATACGTCGACCTGGGTGCCGTCGGAAACCAGGATCGTGACGGTGATGCCTTCCGGGCGGTGCGAGTGCCACCAGTCCCAGATCGTCTTGGCGGTCTGGGCGCCCGCGAACACGAGCCCGATGACCGCGACCACCAGCTCGGGGGAGCGCTGCAGCTCCACTGACGACACGTTGTCCCCCGGCCGGGCCTTCGACACGAGAGTGGCCCGCAACTCCGCGGCCCATTGCGCCGCATCGACGCCGGACACCTCGACAGTGGCTGAGCCCATTTCTACTCCCTCGTGATCTGCTGCAACTGGAAGAGGAAGTCGCGCATCTCGTCCGAAGCCGGATGGCCGGTCTGCTCGGCCAGCGCGACAGCCTCCCGCTGGGACTCCAGCGCCTCATCGACCCGGGCCATGTGCATCAGCAGAGCGGCCAGGTTGAAACGCGCCACCGCCTCCGCTCCGCGATCCTCCACGAGGCGGAGAATCTCTGCCACCTCCCGGAAGCCGTTCTCCGCCCCCATGAGATCGCCTTTTTCGAAGCGCAATGTCGCGATGTTGCTGAGGATGACGGCTTCGGCGCCGCGGTCGCCCAGCTCGCGCAGGATTGGCAGGGCCTGCTGAAAGCTGGCCAGCGCCAGCGGGTCTCCCGCAGCGTCGAGCGCGCTGCCGATGCCCGCGAGGGTGTCTGCTTCACCGGCGCGGTCGCCGACCTCCCGCCGGATGGACAGTGCGTGCTGGTAGCAGGTCAGCGCCCGCTGCGGGTCGTTCAGCGCGTCGAAGACGGCGCCGATGTTGTGCAGGGTGACGGCCTCGCCCGCGCGGTCGCCGACCTCCCGCCGGACGGACAGTGCCTGCTGGTAGCAGCTCAACGCCTGCTGCCAGTCGCCCAGCTCCTTGTGCGCGAGCCCGATGTTGTTCAGGACGACGGCTTCGCCTGCGCGGTCGCCGACGTCGCGCTGAATGGGCAGAGCCCGCCGGTAGTAGGTCAATGCCCGTTGCCGGTCGCCCAGCGCGTTGTGCGCGTGCCCGATGTTGTTGAGCACCCCCGCTTCGCCGGCGTGATCGCCGACCTCTCGCAAGATGGGCAGGGCCTGCTGGAAGTATTCCAGGGCCTGCTGCCGGTCACCGAGCCCGTCGTGCACGCTGCCGATGTTGTTCAGGGTGGCCGCTTCGCCCGCGCGGTTGCCGACCTCTCGCTGGATGGGCAGGGCCTGCTGGAAGTACTCCAGGGCCTGTTGCCGGTCGCCCAGCATGTAGTGCACGCTGCCGATGTTGTTCAGGGTGGCCGCTTCGCCCGCGCGGTCGCCCACCTCCCGCTGGATGGGCAGAGCCTGCTCGTAGTGGATCAGGGCCTTCCGGGGCCGCCCGGTGGAGGACAGGGCCCAGCCTAAGAAGTAGAGGGCGCTGGCGTCCGGGCCCAGGGTCAGCGTCGCGCGTGCCAAGGCCGCCATGTCGGCGAACCGTGACGTGCCCACCCATACCCGGGCTACCTCGTCTCCGACCTCAGCGGCGATGCTCTGCTCCCGGCCCGCGACCGCGAGCCGGTGCACCTCCACCCATTGTGCGACCGTCGCAGCGGACTCGGTGCGAGCCGGATGTTCCCACTCCGCAGCCATCCCCCGGGCAGCCGCTGAGCCTGAACCGTCCGTCAACTTCGGCACCCTCCCGCCTCGGCTCCCCGAGGCCCGGTGCCGGGCCTCGGCGTCGTATCACCGTCATCTGACGGACAGCCCGGCTCGTCCGCCGACCTGGTTCTGCGGCAGGCGGGTGGCGCGGATCCACGGTCCAGCACGGCGACACTCCCGGCACCTCGACCGTGCCGGCGCTCATCCCTCATCCCTCGTCATGCGCCGCAACTGGGCGAGGGCCACTCGCATGTCGAGCAGGTCGGGGTGCCCGGTCTGCTCGGCCAAGGCGATCGCCCGGCGCTGGGCCTCGACCGCCTCATCGAGTCTCGCCATGCGGATCAGCAGGATGGCAAGGTTGAACTCCGCGGAGGCCGCCGACGCTCGATCACCGACGAGGTGGAAGATCTTCAGCACGGCGCTCAGGGCGTCCTTCGCGCGGGCGAGATTGCCGTATCCAAAGTGGATCGCACCGATGTTGTTCAGGCTGATCGCTTCCCCGGCGCGGTCGCCCACCTGCCGCTGTATCCGCAATGCCTGTTTAAAGCAGGTCAATGCCTGCTGCCGCTCGCCCAGCCTGTTGTGCACGCTGCCGATGTTGTTGAGGGTGATCGCTTCCCCGGCGCGGTCGCCGACCTCGCGCCGCATGAGCAACGCCTGCTGGTAGTGATCCAGGGCCCGCTTCTGGTCGCCTAGCTCCTCGTGCACGTATCCGATGTTGCTGACGGTCGCCGCCTCGGCGGCGCGATCGCCGACCTCCCGCTGGAGGGGCAACGCCTGCCGGTAATGGTCGAGGGCCTGCTGCCAGCCGCCGAGCCTGGCGTGCACGCCGCCGATGTTGTTGAGGGTGATCGCTTCCCCGGCGCGGTTGCCGACCTCGCGCAGGATGGGCAGTGCCTGCTGGTAGTAGCTCAGGGCCTGGTGCCGGTCGCCCAGCCCGTTGTACGCGAGTCCGACGTTGCCGAGGGTGGCCGCTTCCCGGGCGGGGTCGCCGAGCTCGCGCAGGATGGGCAGTGCCTGCTGGTAGTAGCTCAGGGCCTGCTGCGGATCGCCCAGCCCGTGGTGCACGAGTCCGATGTTGTTGAGCGCGCCCGCTATGCCGCGGCGGTCGCCGAGCTCGCGCAGGATCGCCAGCGCCTGCCGGTAGTGGGTCAGGGCCTGCTGCCGGTCGCCGAGCCCGTCGTATACGAGGCCGATGTTGTTGAGGACGGCTGCCCGGGTGCCGCGGTCTCCGTCCTTCCCGAGAAGATCCAGCGCACACTCGTAGTTGGTCAGGGCTGGCCGGGGCTGTCCGGTGGCGAACAATGCCCAGCCCAGGTAGTACAGAGTCACGGCATCCGGGCCCAGGTCCAGCGTCGCTCGGGCCAGGGCCGCCACGTCGGCGAACCGTGACGTGCCCAGCCACAGCCGAGCGAGCCGATCCCCGACGTCGCGGGCGATCGCCTGCTCCCGCCCCGCCACTGCCAACCGGTGTACCTCAGCCCAGTGTGCCACCGTAGCGGTGGACTCGATACGAGCCGGATGTTCTCCTAACTCAGCGAGCGCGCTTGCGGCCATCGGGGCTGGGTCGCCCGTCAACTGTGGCATCCTTCCGCCTCGGCTCGGTCACGCCCGGCGCCGGGCGGTCTCCGCGGTGTCACGGTTGACTGACGGACGGCGCGGCTCGCTCTTTTCTCCAGGCGATGCGGTTCGCCATGTGACGCGAAAAGCATCGCAGACAGTGCCCCATAGCAGCATGCGCCAGCGAGATCGTCACTCGCACGGGTCAGCGGATGCGCTCGAACTCCAGGAAGCGGTATTCGACCAGGTCGTGCAGCAGCACCCACTGCAGCGCGTCGCCGCCGACCAGCGACTGCCAGTACTCCCCGGACAGCCGCAGCGGCCGCCCCGCCGCGACCAGGGCGCTGATCCACCGGTCCCGCGTCCGCCGCAGCTCCAGGTACGGCGTCAGGTCGATGTCGCGCACCAGCGTCAGCCCGTGCCCGGCGGCCAGCGTACGCACCTGGTTGACCGTGATCAGCGACGACGCGTGCCACCCGGCCCGGAACTCCTCCAGCCGCCGCGCCGCACGGGCCGAGGCCGGCGGCGACTTGGAGGCCAGGAAGTCGTCGCAGATCGCCAGCCGCCCGCCGGGCCGCAGCGAGCGCGCCGCCTCCCGGAAGTACCCGTCGGCGTCCGGGCTGTGCAGGAACGCCTCGATGGAGAACGTGAGATCCGCCTGTCCCGCCAGTTCGTCGGGCAGCGCGAGGTAGTCGCCTTCGCGGACGCGTACCCGATCGGCGGCTCCCGCCCTGGCGATCAACTCGGCGGCCCGCGCGGCCTGCACCGGGCTGAGGGTGATGCCGTCACCGCTGAGGTCGGCCCGCTCGGCGAGGTAGAGGAGGCTGGCCCCGAGCCCGCACCCGAGGTCCACGACGTCGGCCCGCCGGTCCACGTTGGACAGGATGTCCAGCAGGAGTTCGTCGACGTGATGGAACGCCGCCTCGCGTGTCTCCACTCCCGGGCCCCAGACGGCGCGGTGGATGGACGCGCCGCCCTGTCCCAGCCGCTCGAAGGCGGCCGCGTTGCGATCGTAGTAGCGCCGCACCCGGTCCCTGCGCGTCGCCGTGTCGGGCTGAGAGGTCATGGCCGGGTACTTTAGACCAGTTCCGCCACCCGCGCCCGGCGAGCGCATCGACGCTGGTCAACGGCCAGAGATGCGAACCGGTCCTGGTGCCCGCGCCGAGGAGCGGGGCCACCAGGACCGGGGTTTCAGGGAGGAAGGTCAGCCGGCGACGGCCACCGGTTCGCGGGCCTCCTCGGCCTGGCGCAGCTTCTCGCCCTCCACGTCCACATCGGGCAGTACGCGGTCCAGCCAGCGCGGCAGCCACCACGCCCCACGGCCGAGCAGCGACATCAGCGCCGGCACGATGGTCATCCGGACCACGAACGCGTCCACCAGCACGCCGAACGCCAGCGCGAAGCCGATCGACTGGATCAGCGTCTCACCCGAGAACACGAACCCGCCGAACACGCTGATCATGATGATGGCCGCGGCGGTGACCACCCGGGCGCCGTGCCGGAAGCCGGTGACGACCGCCTCTTTGGCCGGTGCGCCGTGCACATAGTCCTCGCGCATCCGGGTCACCAGGAACACCTGGTAGTCCATGGCCAGGCCGAACAGGATGCCGATGAGCAGCACCGGCAGCATGCTCATGATCGGCCCGGTCTGCTGTACGCCGAACAGGTCGCCGAGCCAGCCCCACTGGAACACGGCCACCACCGCGCCGAACGTCGCCGCGACGCTGAGCAGGAAGCCGAGCGTGGCCTTGAGCGGCACCAGGATCGACCGGAACACGAGCAGCAGCAGCAGGAACGCGAGCCCGACCACGATCGCCAGGTACGGCACGAGCGCGTCGTCGAGGGTGGTGGACACGTCGATGGCCAGCGCGGTGACGCCGGTGACCGCGATGGCGGCGCCGGTGCCCTCCGTGATGCCGGCGGCGCGGTCGCGGATGGTGTGCACCAGGTCGGCGGTGGCCGGGTCGTTCGGGCCGGTCTTCGGGATGACGGCGAGCAGCGCGGTCCGGCCGTCGGGGCTGACCCCGTTCGGCGCCGCGTAGAGCACGTTGTCCACGCCGGACAGGCGCATGGCCAGCGCACCGGGCACCTGCTGCGGGTCGGCCCCGGCGGGCAGGTCGGCGACGACCACCAGGGTGCCGTTGAAGCCCGGCCCGAAGCCGGTGGT
The Catellatospora sp. IY07-71 DNA segment above includes these coding regions:
- a CDS encoding cyclopropane-fatty-acyl-phospholipid synthase family protein, translated to MTSQPDTATRRDRVRRYYDRNAAAFERLGQGGASIHRAVWGPGVETREAAFHHVDELLLDILSNVDRRADVVDLGCGLGASLLYLAERADLSGDGITLSPVQAARAAELIARAGAADRVRVREGDYLALPDELAGQADLTFSIEAFLHSPDADGYFREAARSLRPGGRLAICDDFLASKSPPASARAARRLEEFRAGWHASSLITVNQVRTLAAGHGLTLVRDIDLTPYLELRRTRDRWISALVAAGRPLRLSGEYWQSLVGGDALQWVLLHDLVEYRFLEFERIR
- a CDS encoding tetratricopeptide repeat protein, yielding MAGREQAIARDVGDRLARLWLGTSRFADVAALARATLDLGPDAVTLYYLGWALFATGQPRPALTNYECALDLLGKDGDRGTRAAVLNNIGLVYDGLGDRQQALTHYRQALAILRELGDRRGIAGALNNIGLVHHGLGDPQQALSYYQQALPILRELGDPAREAATLGNVGLAYNGLGDRHQALSYYQQALPILREVGNRAGEAITLNNIGGVHARLGGWQQALDHYRQALPLQREVGDRAAEAATVSNIGYVHEELGDQKRALDHYQQALLMRREVGDRAGEAITLNNIGSVHNRLGERQQALTCFKQALRIQRQVGDRAGEAISLNNIGAIHFGYGNLARAKDALSAVLKIFHLVGDRASAASAEFNLAILLIRMARLDEAVEAQRRAIALAEQTGHPDLLDMRVALAQLRRMTRDEG